In a genomic window of Polypterus senegalus isolate Bchr_013 chromosome 13, ASM1683550v1, whole genome shotgun sequence:
- the LOC120541987 gene encoding MRN complex-interacting protein — translation MAQIFQVLRCFSCKTFQVHQVKKSKKWSCKLCGENQSLQKVYGQGTGADCRRHVQKLNKIQGESIMSSEFNERQQQEAFFESQSPEDLNTVSHKDKNIDSNASRWSKYLSSTEQQAVDECLPLLTEGTDLYFNRDEFNSAKCTQRKHKQSRKFLAESSSWDQKGICCENSQEKCLDKVVPLLHRTEESKSLSEETKQPSCYTKATAFTSDFFDSVALPKPSKWNAYSRKRSIHEEMPAATKLCIYRPQEVNGNTVDFLRQTNFVTNSKLPQFPLNCPESCTQFIDKVSKEVLQGPSPSTLPSVCQQHSLPLALPISSQPHSTLLFNALFQTDEDFEECL, via the exons ATGGCACAGATTTTCCAGGTTCTGAGGTGTTTTTCTTGCAAAACGTTTCAGGTACACCAG gtgaaaaaatccaaaaaatggaGCTGCAAGCTTTGTGGAGAAAACCAATCCCTGCAGAAG GTCTATGGACAGGGGACTGGTGCTGATTGCAGACGGCATGTACAGAAGCTTAATAAGATACAAGGGGAATCCATcatgtcatcagaatttaatgaacg GCAGCAGCAGGAAGCTTTCTTTGAGTCGCAGTCCCCAGAAGACTTAAATACCGTATCTCACAAG GATAAAAACATTGATTCAAATGCTAGCCGTTGGAGTAAATACTTGAGTAGCACAGAACAGCAAGCTGTGGATGAATGTTTGCCGTTGCTTACTGAAGGCACAGATCTGTACTTCAACAGAGATGAATTCAATTCAGCCAAGTGTACACAGAG AAAACATAAGCAAAGTCGGAAGTTCCTTGCAGAGTCATCTAGTTGGGATCAGAAAGGGATTTGTTGTGAAAACTCCCAAGAAAAG TGCTTGGACAAAGTTGTACCTTTGCTACATAGAACTGAAGAATCCAAATCTTTAAGTGAAGAAACTAAGCAACCTTCGTGTTATACAAAAGCTACAGCCTTTACAAGTGATTTTTTTGACAGCGTTGCTTTGCCTAAACCCAGTAAGTGGAATGCCTATTCCAGGAAAAGAAGCATACATGAAGAAATGCCTGCAGCTACAAAGTTGTGCATTTATAGACCACAGGAAGTGAATGGTAACACAGTTGATTTTTTGCGACAAACTAACTTCGTCACAAATAGTAAGTTACCTCAGTTTCCTTTAAATTGTCCAGAATCATGCACACAATTTATAGATAAAGTATCTAAGGAAGTCCTGCAAGGTCCTTCGCCCAGTACACTGCCCAGTGTTTGCCAACAACATTCACTTCCTCTTGCTTTACCTATTAGTAGTCAGCCTCACAGCACGCTCCTTTTCAATGCACTTTTCCAGACAGATGAGGATTTTGAAGAATGTCTGTAA